The Halorientalis sp. IM1011 genome window below encodes:
- a CDS encoding MoxR family ATPase, translating into MVHPEELYATLESEVGNVLVGNETIVEGLTVALLTRGHVLLEGVPGVAKTTVANLFATATGLEYTRIQMTPDVLPADVTGTHIYREGTGEFDLQRGPVFANIVVADEINRATPKTQSALLEAMEEETVTIDGDTFALPSPFMVVATQNPLEFEGVYELPEAQRDRFMFKLRVDLPDESDELAMLDRFDDDPELGPSSVSTVASASAIESAREIVAEIYVHDSIKQYIRDMVAATREHPDLEFGGSPRATLALLDGSKARAAIHGREYVIPDDVKALTDNVLGHRVILQAEAELSNRSTTTVVTDAVESVSPPGTEDLEGPRATAVTDGDG; encoded by the coding sequence ATGGTCCACCCCGAGGAGTTATACGCGACGCTCGAGTCGGAGGTCGGGAACGTGCTCGTCGGGAACGAGACGATCGTCGAGGGGCTGACGGTGGCGTTACTGACCCGGGGACACGTGCTTCTCGAAGGCGTTCCCGGCGTGGCGAAGACGACGGTCGCGAACCTCTTCGCGACTGCGACGGGACTGGAGTACACGCGCATCCAGATGACGCCCGACGTCTTGCCCGCGGACGTGACGGGAACCCACATCTACCGCGAGGGGACCGGTGAATTCGACCTCCAGCGGGGGCCGGTGTTCGCGAACATCGTCGTCGCCGACGAGATCAATCGGGCGACGCCCAAGACCCAGAGCGCGCTGCTCGAAGCCATGGAAGAGGAGACGGTCACCATCGACGGCGACACGTTCGCGCTGCCGTCGCCCTTCATGGTCGTCGCGACGCAGAACCCCCTGGAGTTCGAGGGGGTCTACGAGCTGCCCGAAGCCCAGCGCGACCGATTCATGTTCAAGCTCCGGGTAGACCTGCCGGACGAGAGCGACGAACTGGCGATGCTCGACCGGTTCGACGACGACCCGGAACTGGGGCCGTCGTCGGTCTCGACCGTCGCGTCGGCGTCGGCCATCGAATCGGCGCGTGAGATCGTGGCCGAGATCTACGTCCACGATTCCATCAAACAGTACATCCGGGACATGGTGGCGGCCACGCGCGAACATCCGGATCTGGAGTTCGGTGGCTCGCCGCGGGCGACGCTGGCGTTGCTCGACGGCTCGAAGGCCCGGGCGGCGATCCACGGCCGCGAGTACGTCATCCCCGACGACGTGAAAGCGCTCACCGACAACGTCCTCGGCCACCGGGTCATTCTGCAGGCCGAAGCGGAGTTGAGTAACCGATCGACGACCACCGTCGTCACGGACGCCGTCGAGTCGGTGTCACCGCCGGGCACGGAGGACCTCGAAGGACCGCGTGCGACCGCGGTCACGGACGGGGACGGGTAG